The following are encoded in a window of Spodoptera frugiperda isolate SF20-4 chromosome 3, AGI-APGP_CSIRO_Sfru_2.0, whole genome shotgun sequence genomic DNA:
- the LOC118274202 gene encoding dolichol kinase, whose amino-acid sequence MDFRRKSIIKGLFKEFDTKVYRIVTSIDDQIAKNLKDGNIVTRPTSTNGLWSCVLLPTVLVLYSILCNVSELYILMAYLSIGLVAYSFLFIIFVSVSCLVFKDNIYGGCTASTLVSALLLYAVQGQDLMFSLGWSMVAVMSYSALLRISLTVYPKTFTIGEAMVVTQSIVLFCVASLCKYFYNVTAEDDAEMKLINSVIFTVLSSVGIIVAAICILDDSQKTMAVFVYIISVAATYALMVLHVKLGLDCLVRLAEYVLLDMDRIKLFIFWVGCAFVAVFVIMVRTHLNVKANTITRKSFHILGSLVFLSGILYNIRLMTLAAGVGLGLVILLEALRKSGIDPISSSLQAAFNVYSDEKDVGSFAMTPIYLYVGLACPLILVPEHPGYELELLSGVLSIGIGDTAASWFGSKFGMNKWGTGPKTYEGTVFNILSQVALMHTIQIFGLLSVNNAMIRVAVAAAVSGVVEAKIDQVDNLILPLVTLLAFQSTFILC is encoded by the exons ATGGACTTTAGACGAAAATCAATTATTAAAGGATTATTTAAAGAATTTGATACAAAAGTATATCGTATTGTTACGTCTATTGATGATCAAATAGCGAAAAATTTAAAAGACGGTAATATTGTTACAAG GCCCACAAGTACAAATGGACTATGGAGTTGTGTACTTTTACCGACAGTACTTGTATTATATTCAATACTGTGCAATGTCTCtgaattatacattttaatggcTTACCTATCGATAGGACTAGTAGCCtacagttttctttttattatatttgtttctgtttctTGCTTGGTGTTCAAAGATAATATTTATGGAGGATGTACAGCATCTACTCTGGTTTCGGCATTATTGTTGTATGCAGTGCAAGGacaag ATTTAATGTTCTCTCTGGGATGGTCAATGGTTGCAGTGATGTCATACAGTGCCCTCTTGAGAATATCCCTCACGGTGTACCCTAAAACATTTACCATAGGAGAAGCCATGGTAGTCACACAGAGTATAGTGCTTTTTTGTGTAGCATCCCTTTGTAAATACTTTTACAACGTCACAGCAGAAGACGATgctgaaatgaaattaattaatagcgTTATCTTT ACAGTTTTATCAAGCGTGGGAATTATTGTTGCAGCAATATGTATTTTGGACGACAGTCAAAAAACTATGGccgtttttgtttacataatcaGTGTGGCTGCAACTTATGCGTTGATGGTCTTACATGTTAAACTCGGACTTGATTGCTTAGTTAGATTAGCTGAGTATGTGCTTCTGGACATGGATAGA ataaaattattcatattcTGGGTTGGCTGTGCCTTTGTGGCAGTCTTTGTGATAATGGTCCGAACTCATCTCAACGTGAAAGCCAACACCATTACTCGCAAGTCATTCCATATACTTGGGTCGTTGGTCTTCCTGTCTGGGATATTGTACAATATACGGCTCATGACGTTAGCTGCAGGAGTCGGACTTGGGCTTGTTATATTACTTGAG GCACTCAGGAAATCTGGTATAGATCCGATTTCATCATCACTTCAGGCTGCATTCAATGTGTATAGTGATGAAAAG GATGTGGGCAGTTTCGCAATGACTCCAATCTACCTATACGTAGGACTGGCTTGTCCACTGATATTGGTTCCAGAACACCCAGGGTATGAGCTGGAACTGCTCAGCGGAGTGTTGTCCATAGGAATCGGAGACACGGCTGCTAGTTGGTTCGGTTCCAAGTTCGGGATGAACAAGTGGGGAA CTGGACCTAAGACATATGAAGGCACAGTGTTCAATATTCTATCTCAAGTTGCATTGATGCACACGATACAAATTTTTG GTCTATTGAGCGTGAATAATGCCATGATTCGTGTGGCGGTTGCGGCGGCAGTGTCAGGAGTGGTGGAAGCCAAAATAGACCAAGTTGATAACTTAATATTGCCACTAGTCACCCTACTTGCATTTCAAAGTACCTTTATATTATGCTAA